CGAGGGCGCCCACCATGACACACGGCCACCGACCAGTCAACGTCCTAGCGCGGCGCGTCATGAGTTGCGCCGGCGGGGCCGGGACGGTAGAGTCCCGCTCTCGGAGGATCCCTTCATGCCAGAGCGCCCGCTGCCGACCGAACAGGAAGTCCGCGCATTGATCCGCGATCGCCGCAACTGGGGTCGATGGGGGAAGGACGATCAAATCGGCGCCCTCAACCTGATCACGCCGGCCCGCCGGGCGGCGGCCGCTCGACTCGTGCGCACGGGCCGGAGCGTGTCGCTGAGCCGCCCCTTCCCGAAGGAGCCCGGCCCGAACAATGCGCTGCCGGCGCATCACTACATGCGGACCCTCCCGCGCGGCACGGGCGGCTTCGCGGCCGACTACTACGGCATCTTCTATCACGGCATTGCCTCGACGCACATCGACGCGCTCTGCCACACCTGGGACGACGAGGCGATGTGGAACGGGCGGGATCCGAAGAAGGAGATCACGTTCGATGGGGCGACCTTCGGCTCGGTGGAGCACTGGGCCGAGGGCATCATCACGCGCGGCGTATTGCTCGACGTGCCCCGGCATCGCGGCGTCCCTTCCGTCACCTGGGACCGTCCGGTTCACGGCTGGGAGCTGGAGGACATCGTGCGCGCGCGGGGCATCGCGCTGGAGCCGGGCGATGCGGTCTGCGTGTATTCCGGTCGCGAGGCGTGGCAGGCCGCCAACGGCGACCGCCCGTACGGGCGGCCCTTCGGGCCGGGCCCTACGGAGCGGCCGGGACTTCACGTCTCGTGCCTCGAGTTCCTGCGGGACCACGACGTCAGCGTGCTGGTGTGGGACATGCTGGACCACCTGCCGGTGGGTTACGACGTGCCCTGGGCAGTGCACGCCGCGCTGTTCGCCTACGGCGTCGCGCTGGTGGACAACGCGCTGCTCGAGCCCCTGAGTCACGTCGCCACCGAGGAGCAGCGGGACGACTTCATGCTGGTGGTGGCCCCCCTCGTGGTGGTCGGCGGCACCGGCTCGCCCGCCAATCCGCTCGCGGTGTTCTGACCGAGGCGCCGCTCACTCGACGCGGTACTTGCGCTCGGCCCCGGGCGCCAGGCTCATGCCGTGCCCGGGGCGATTCGGAACGAGGAAGTCTCCCTTGTCCATCACGGGCAGCTCGGCGAACAGATCCTCCGGCACCCAGTCGATCCACTCGACCAGGAAGCCGTTGCTGATGGCCCCCGAGACCTGCAGCGACAGCTCGTGCACCACGTGGGGCGAGACCGCCACCTGGTGGGCGGCGGCGAGGCGCGCGATCTTGAGGGTCTCGCTGAAGCCGTTGGCC
The Candidatus Methylomirabilota bacterium genome window above contains:
- a CDS encoding cyclase family protein, giving the protein MPERPLPTEQEVRALIRDRRNWGRWGKDDQIGALNLITPARRAAAARLVRTGRSVSLSRPFPKEPGPNNALPAHHYMRTLPRGTGGFAADYYGIFYHGIASTHIDALCHTWDDEAMWNGRDPKKEITFDGATFGSVEHWAEGIITRGVLLDVPRHRGVPSVTWDRPVHGWELEDIVRARGIALEPGDAVCVYSGREAWQAANGDRPYGRPFGPGPTERPGLHVSCLEFLRDHDVSVLVWDMLDHLPVGYDVPWAVHAALFAYGVALVDNALLEPLSHVATEEQRDDFMLVVAPLVVVGGTGSPANPLAVF